Proteins encoded within one genomic window of Nonomuraea gerenzanensis:
- a CDS encoding BtrH N-terminal domain-containing protein, translated as MTDHKHLKRRVRERMARTGESYTTALRHVAGRARRHHHESALLRDVLGGGLSEAMLLGLGGGIGFMYFVFEYAGHPPMLTIVAQAHPEPMIPLALARAGVPHEIRRTGSARLAERSLRAALDAGRRPICRVGRHLLPWREPLPFPDPVDVVVTGLDGDTVRVRDDGPGELPLAAFMAAWSAVPQAKHLLVEVTGPAEGKPDVRAAITDTAAKLTGPVLGNNFDVNFGLSGMRKLAAQLADTTGKQGWTRRFADLGPALDRLAECLEVDYTSPGATRPLYADFLAEAGHAEVAALYRECGRQWSRVAAAASAREPLAQVAALVAEAVLLEERGAGALAKIY; from the coding sequence ATGACCGATCACAAGCACCTCAAGCGCCGCGTACGCGAGCGCATGGCCAGGACCGGCGAGTCCTACACGACCGCGCTGCGTCACGTCGCGGGCCGCGCCCGCCGCCACCACCACGAGTCGGCGCTGCTGCGCGACGTGCTCGGCGGCGGCCTGTCCGAGGCCATGCTGCTCGGGCTGGGCGGCGGCATCGGGTTCATGTACTTCGTCTTCGAGTACGCCGGCCACCCGCCCATGCTGACCATCGTCGCCCAGGCCCATCCCGAGCCGATGATTCCGCTCGCGCTCGCCAGGGCCGGCGTCCCGCACGAGATCCGGCGGACCGGCTCGGCCAGGCTCGCCGAGCGCAGCCTCCGGGCCGCGCTCGACGCCGGGCGCCGGCCGATCTGCCGGGTCGGCCGCCACCTGCTGCCCTGGCGGGAGCCGCTGCCCTTCCCCGACCCCGTGGACGTGGTGGTGACGGGGCTGGACGGCGACACCGTGCGCGTGCGGGACGACGGCCCCGGCGAGCTGCCGCTGGCCGCCTTCATGGCCGCCTGGTCCGCCGTGCCCCAGGCCAAGCACCTGCTCGTCGAGGTCACCGGCCCGGCCGAAGGGAAGCCCGACGTGCGCGCGGCCATCACGGACACCGCCGCCAAGCTGACCGGGCCGGTGCTGGGCAACAACTTCGACGTCAACTTCGGGCTGTCGGGCATGCGCAAGCTGGCCGCTCAGCTCGCCGACACCACCGGCAAGCAGGGCTGGACCCGCAGGTTCGCCGACCTCGGGCCGGCGCTCGACCGGCTGGCGGAATGCCTGGAGGTCGACTACACCTCGCCCGGCGCCACCAGGCCGCTCTACGCCGACTTCCTGGCCGAGGCCGGGCACGCCGAGGTGGCGGCGCTCTATCGCGAGTGCGGCCGGCAGTGGTCCCGGGTGGCCGCCGCAGCCTCGGCGCGGGAGCCACTGGCGCAGGTGGCGGCGCTCGTCGCCGAAGCCGTGCTGCTGGAGGAGCGGGGGGCCGGGGCGCTGGCCAAGATTTATTGA
- a CDS encoding beta-galactosidase, with protein MRRLLSVLLALLLTSATLVAPARARTAPVSTALVGTAPEVTYDKHSLMVDGRRIVLQSAEFHYFRLPSQELWRDVLEKFRAAGFNAVSLYFSWAYHSPAPGVYDFGGVRDVDRLLRTAREAGLYVIARPGPYINAESTGGGFPAWLKTVPGRARSFEPGYREAYREWLHRINPIIARHQVTNGGPVILYNAENEYQVNTDAAYMQDIQDQARADGITVPITTNDCCDAGSWTSTWATGSGAVQIPGVDDYPQSFECADPGLWGPWGEGLTEKLRDDIPVFAAEYQAGAIDLGNAGYDECRELTGPAFMKFFYKNNLIQTGATMFSYYMGYGGTNWGWLAQPNDVYTSYDYGAAITEARRLTPKYDEFKRQGYFLEAVAPLTRTDALAPAPAVPANAALTTVARANPDTGTQFVLVRHTDRAATGTDAATLDWAAPDGRYQVPVQVKGRDAHVLVAGYDLGGQRLAVSTSEIMTHAAIGGRDVAVLYGTAGSAGATVLRYASQPSVKVLEGVVRAAYGGGELRLDYAHDGLARVLVTGGGRRPLLLLIGTDEEAARFWRASTAAGPVLVRGTELVRSATLRGDVVRLAADTVAGEVEVFAPPSAGRVEIGRTIGPTSALAAVRDGTADAGGDQNAARDGTADAGSALNAAHYATADSGGGQAAARDRTAEAGAAGEEVRVRRTASGSLLGVTRAPTAAKLPELTGWRARAEAPEAAPGFDDSSWKAADHTTTTSPHPPKTLPVLYADDYGFHHGNVWYRGHFTATGTETRIGLNAITGLRGNYLVWLNGRYLGSAPGGVQADSGDQWTPPNPDPGPGRFDIPAGLLKPGADNVLAVLVATTGHNDDWIADDLRFKQPRGLVAASVGGTPIAWRIQGTAGVDKLRGPLSTGGLFGERTGWHLPKYQDKSKYQDKSWKEAAPATPLTPGVTWYRTSFRLDLPQGQDVPVGLRFGGDPSPAHRVLIFLNGWNVGQYGADIGPQREFSLPAGLLNEHGSNTLALAVTAEQPAAGPGPLSLFAYGNVRGGP; from the coding sequence ATGAGGCGCTTGCTCTCGGTGCTGCTGGCCCTGCTCCTGACCTCCGCGACGCTCGTCGCGCCCGCGCGGGCACGCACCGCGCCCGTGAGCACTGCGCTCGTGGGCACTGCGCCGGAGGTGACCTACGACAAGCACTCGCTCATGGTGGACGGGCGGCGGATCGTGCTCCAGTCGGCCGAGTTCCACTACTTCCGGCTGCCCAGCCAGGAGTTGTGGCGCGACGTGCTGGAGAAGTTCAGGGCGGCCGGGTTCAACGCCGTCTCGCTCTACTTCTCGTGGGCCTACCACTCGCCGGCGCCCGGCGTGTACGACTTCGGCGGCGTACGCGACGTGGACCGACTGCTGCGCACCGCCCGCGAGGCCGGCCTGTACGTGATCGCGCGGCCGGGCCCGTACATCAACGCCGAGAGCACCGGCGGCGGCTTCCCGGCCTGGCTGAAGACGGTGCCGGGCCGGGCCCGCAGCTTCGAGCCCGGCTACCGGGAGGCCTACCGCGAGTGGCTGCACCGGATCAACCCGATCATCGCTCGCCACCAGGTCACGAACGGCGGCCCGGTGATCCTCTACAACGCCGAGAACGAGTACCAGGTCAACACCGACGCCGCGTACATGCAGGACATCCAGGATCAGGCCAGGGCCGACGGCATCACCGTGCCGATCACCACCAACGACTGCTGCGACGCGGGCAGCTGGACCTCGACCTGGGCGACCGGGTCCGGCGCCGTGCAGATCCCGGGCGTGGACGACTACCCGCAGTCCTTCGAGTGCGCCGACCCCGGCCTGTGGGGGCCCTGGGGCGAGGGCCTGACCGAGAAGCTGCGCGACGACATCCCCGTCTTCGCCGCCGAGTATCAGGCCGGAGCCATCGACCTGGGCAACGCCGGGTACGACGAGTGCCGGGAGCTGACCGGGCCGGCCTTCATGAAGTTCTTCTACAAGAACAACCTCATCCAGACCGGCGCCACGATGTTCTCGTACTACATGGGCTACGGCGGCACGAACTGGGGCTGGCTGGCCCAGCCGAACGACGTCTACACCTCCTACGACTACGGCGCCGCCATCACCGAGGCCAGGCGGCTGACGCCCAAGTACGACGAGTTCAAGCGCCAGGGCTACTTCCTGGAGGCGGTCGCCCCCCTCACCAGGACCGACGCCCTCGCCCCCGCACCGGCCGTCCCGGCCAACGCCGCCCTGACCACCGTCGCCCGCGCGAACCCCGACACCGGCACCCAGTTCGTCCTGGTCCGACACACCGACAGGGCAGCCACCGGCACCGACGCCGCCACCCTCGACTGGGCCGCGCCGGACGGGCGCTACCAGGTGCCGGTGCAGGTCAAGGGGCGCGACGCGCACGTGCTGGTGGCCGGGTACGACCTGGGCGGGCAGCGGCTGGCCGTCTCCACCTCCGAGATCATGACCCATGCCGCCATCGGCGGGCGCGACGTGGCCGTCCTGTACGGCACCGCGGGCTCGGCCGGCGCCACCGTGCTGCGGTACGCGTCGCAGCCGTCCGTCAAGGTGCTCGAAGGGGTGGTGCGGGCCGCGTACGGCGGGGGAGAGCTGCGGCTCGACTACGCGCACGACGGGCTGGCGCGCGTGCTCGTCACGGGCGGCGGGCGGCGGCCGCTGCTCCTGCTCATCGGCACGGACGAGGAGGCGGCCCGCTTCTGGCGCGCCTCGACGGCGGCGGGGCCCGTGCTGGTGCGCGGCACGGAGCTGGTCCGCTCGGCCACACTGCGCGGCGACGTGGTGCGGCTGGCGGCGGACACGGTGGCGGGGGAGGTGGAGGTCTTCGCACCACCGTCAGCCGGCCGCGTCGAGATCGGCCGCACCATCGGCCCGACATCCGCCCTGGCCGCCGTTCGCGACGGGACGGCCGACGCAGGCGGCGATCAGAACGCCGCTCGCGACGGGACGGCCGACGCGGGCAGCGCCCTGAACGCCGCTCACTACGCGACGGCCGACTCGGGCGGTGGTCAGGCTGCTGCTCGCGACCGGACGGCCGAGGCGGGCGCCGCTGGTGAGGAGGTGCGGGTCAGACGGACGGCGAGCGGTTCCCTGCTCGGCGTCACAAGAGCCCCGACCGCGGCGAAGCTGCCCGAGCTGACCGGCTGGCGTGCCCGCGCCGAGGCCCCCGAGGCCGCGCCCGGTTTCGACGACTCAAGCTGGAAGGCCGCCGACCACACCACGACGACCAGCCCGCACCCACCCAAGACCCTGCCCGTCCTGTACGCCGACGACTACGGCTTCCACCACGGCAACGTCTGGTATCGCGGCCACTTCACCGCCACCGGCACCGAGACCAGGATCGGCCTGAACGCGATCACCGGCCTGCGCGGCAACTACCTGGTCTGGCTGAACGGACGCTACCTCGGCTCGGCGCCCGGCGGCGTGCAGGCGGACTCGGGCGACCAGTGGACCCCGCCGAACCCCGACCCGGGCCCGGGCCGCTTCGACATCCCGGCGGGCCTGCTCAAGCCGGGGGCGGACAACGTGCTGGCCGTCCTGGTCGCCACCACGGGCCACAACGACGACTGGATCGCCGACGACCTGCGCTTCAAGCAGCCGCGCGGCCTGGTCGCCGCGTCCGTCGGCGGCACCCCGATCGCCTGGCGGATCCAGGGCACCGCAGGGGTGGACAAGCTGCGCGGCCCGCTCAGCACCGGCGGCCTGTTCGGCGAACGCACCGGCTGGCATCTACCGAAATATCAGGACAAATCGAAATATCAGGACAAATCGTGGAAGGAGGCCGCACCGGCCACCCCGCTGACCCCCGGCGTCACCTGGTACCGGACCTCGTTCCGGCTGGACCTGCCCCAAGGGCAGGACGTCCCCGTCGGGCTGCGCTTCGGCGGCGACCCCTCGCCCGCCCACCGCGTGCTGATCTTCCTGAACGGCTGGAACGTCGGCCAGTACGGCGCCGACATCGGCCCCCAGCGCGAGTTCTCGCTGCCCGCCGGGCTGCTGAACGAGCACGGGAGCAACACCCTCGCCCTGGCCGTGACCGCCGAGCAGCCGGCGGCCGGGCCGGGCCCGCTCAGCCTGTTCGCCTACGGGAACGTGCGCGGCGGGCCCTGA
- a CDS encoding TetR/AcrR family transcriptional regulator, with product MARPREFDEQDVVARATELFWRRGYTATGVRELGAELELKQSSLYRTFHDKRGLFLRALDHYRATESSQAGELLERPGPVRDVLREWLTCMVGDETGRGCLVVNTATELGATDAEVRRRTEAAFDVTRKALESLLRRGCRTGELPSALDLDAAVDLLFTTVLGLRVRERAGHDPERLAATIDYAVRMLAAP from the coding sequence ATGGCGCGACCGAGAGAGTTCGACGAGCAGGACGTGGTGGCCAGGGCCACCGAGCTGTTCTGGCGGCGCGGCTACACCGCGACCGGCGTCCGCGAGCTGGGCGCCGAGCTGGAGCTCAAGCAGAGCAGCCTCTACCGCACCTTCCATGACAAGCGCGGCCTGTTCCTGCGCGCCCTCGACCACTACCGGGCCACCGAGTCGTCCCAGGCCGGTGAGCTGCTGGAGCGGCCAGGGCCCGTGCGTGACGTGCTGCGCGAGTGGCTGACCTGCATGGTCGGTGACGAGACGGGCCGCGGCTGCCTGGTGGTCAACACCGCCACCGAGCTCGGCGCCACCGACGCGGAGGTGCGGCGGCGCACCGAGGCCGCGTTCGACGTCACCAGGAAGGCACTCGAATCGTTGCTGCGGCGCGGCTGCCGCACCGGCGAGCTGCCGTCGGCCCTCGACCTCGACGCCGCCGTGGACCTGCTCTTCACCACCGTGCTCGGCCTGCGCGTGCGCGAACGCGCCGGTCACGACCCTGAACGACTGGCCGCCACCATCGACTACGCCGTACGGATGCTCGCCGCGCCGTGA
- a CDS encoding ARPP-1 family domain-containing protein, with product MTSLSTILPAPLDLRGYRAGTPQRAGVLTMVPVYGPVRPGIAPPRSGLKLKRVVGYGQVELVNGAREGVAIVPLHLGYIQDAAQNHALCSSALLGAGQTRRFDDACCVQAAQGGYLEGRDQWFFVLPWELRGQAMRLRGRHDYAKLWPAISELNRAYGLPSRGHLEQILSRKRAVLTQFQSRLELMPGQLGALFLVGDRFAGLELAPDPGYFAELWMALVCFAYGVAAWQAEPEPAGAAPYEAESLAELRAELARDRSARLAEVASWLPAPGGGVRLVEEERYLDLRLSTLTGHGLAGQVVTEHGRPVYASVFADR from the coding sequence ATGACCAGCCTGAGCACGATCCTGCCCGCCCCGCTCGACCTGCGCGGATACCGGGCGGGCACGCCCCAGCGCGCCGGGGTGCTGACGATGGTGCCGGTCTACGGACCCGTCCGGCCCGGCATCGCGCCGCCCCGCTCCGGGCTCAAGCTCAAGCGGGTCGTCGGCTACGGGCAGGTGGAGCTGGTCAACGGCGCCCGCGAGGGCGTGGCCATCGTGCCGCTGCACCTCGGCTACATCCAGGACGCCGCGCAGAACCACGCCCTGTGCTCCTCGGCGCTGCTGGGCGCCGGGCAGACCAGGCGCTTCGACGACGCCTGCTGCGTGCAGGCCGCTCAGGGCGGCTACCTGGAGGGCCGTGACCAGTGGTTCTTCGTGCTGCCGTGGGAGCTGCGCGGCCAGGCCATGCGGCTGCGCGGGCGGCACGACTACGCCAAGCTCTGGCCGGCCATCAGCGAGCTGAACCGCGCGTACGGGCTGCCGTCCCGTGGTCACCTGGAGCAGATCCTGTCGCGCAAGCGGGCCGTGCTGACCCAGTTCCAGAGCCGGCTGGAGCTGATGCCGGGGCAGCTCGGGGCGCTGTTCCTGGTCGGTGACCGGTTCGCGGGGCTGGAGCTGGCGCCGGACCCGGGGTACTTCGCCGAGTTGTGGATGGCGCTGGTCTGCTTCGCCTACGGCGTGGCCGCCTGGCAGGCCGAGCCGGAGCCCGCGGGGGCGGCGCCGTACGAGGCGGAGAGCCTGGCGGAGCTGCGGGCCGAGCTGGCGCGCGACCGGTCGGCGCGGCTGGCCGAGGTGGCCTCCTGGCTGCCGGCGCCCGGCGGCGGCGTGCGGCTGGTCGAGGAGGAGCGCTACCTCGACCTGCGGCTGTCCACGCTCACCGGTCACGGGCTGGCGGGGCAGGTGGTCACCGAGCACGGGCGGCCCGTGTACGCCTCCGTCTTCGCCGACCGGTGA
- a CDS encoding ABC transporter ATP-binding protein: MSQGLHLSLRNVTKTFHGGAPFTALSGLHLDVRAGELLTLVGPSGCGKSTLFALVAGLTPPTTGEIRLGGAPVTGPALGRGVVVQQYTLFPWRTALGNVEFGLEGEAGVRRERARELLSIVGMSRYEECYPHELSSGRRELVALARSLAFEPGVLLLDEPFAGLERRVREEVGDELVRVWERTGTTILLVTHDVEEAVRVGRRVAVMTSGPGRIKEIVDVGSRTAGARRHVGRLLRDEFAAARGRKVAA; this comes from the coding sequence ATGAGCCAGGGCCTCCATCTCAGCCTCAGGAACGTGACGAAGACGTTCCACGGCGGCGCGCCGTTCACCGCGCTGTCCGGCCTCCACCTCGACGTGCGCGCGGGCGAGCTGCTCACGCTCGTCGGCCCCAGCGGCTGCGGCAAGTCCACGCTCTTCGCCCTCGTCGCCGGCCTCACCCCGCCCACCACGGGGGAGATCCGCCTCGGCGGCGCCCCCGTCACCGGCCCCGCGCTGGGGCGGGGCGTGGTCGTCCAGCAGTACACCCTGTTCCCGTGGCGCACGGCCCTGGGCAACGTGGAGTTCGGGCTGGAGGGCGAGGCCGGCGTCAGGCGGGAGCGGGCGCGTGAGTTGCTCTCGATCGTGGGGATGTCCCGGTACGAGGAGTGTTACCCGCACGAGCTGTCCAGCGGCAGGCGGGAGCTCGTGGCGCTGGCCCGCAGCCTGGCCTTCGAGCCCGGCGTGCTGCTGCTGGACGAGCCGTTCGCGGGGCTGGAGCGGCGCGTGCGCGAAGAGGTGGGGGATGAGCTCGTACGGGTCTGGGAACGCACCGGCACGACCATCTTGCTCGTCACGCACGACGTCGAGGAGGCCGTCCGGGTGGGGCGGCGGGTCGCCGTCATGACGTCGGGGCCGGGGCGGATCAAGGAGATCGTGGACGTGGGCTCCCGCACGGCGGGCGCCCGCAGGCACGTGGGACGGCTGCTGCGCGACGAGTTCGCGGCGGCACGGGGGCGGAAGGTGGCGGCCTGA
- a CDS encoding MFS transporter: protein MTTSATAPDTPDMPDAPSAASAAEAPDAPVRSRWAAVGTVTVATFLVVTAEQLPIGLLTSVGSALAVSEGTAGLMVTLPSLIAAVAAPVVPVLAGRLDRRLLLIGLVALTALAGLGSALAPTYPLLLAARAVVGVAIGGFWAVAGGLAVRLVAPAHVPRATAVIFGGVGAANVFGVPIGAVIGELAGWRAAFGALGGLGFVALLGLLAVLPPLKATRPVGLRDLAAQLRDPGVRAGVVATFLIVIGHFAAYTYISPVLQDLSGLGAELVGPLLFGFGLAGIAGNFVAGAAVARRPHRTVLVIVTALALAVLLFPVAGAGPVGGIVLLGVWGLAFGGVSVSLQTWMIKAAPQAVEAASALWVAVFNLAIGLGALVGGTIVNSVTLRGDLWAAGGVLVLAGVAVWSARRNPSLR, encoded by the coding sequence GTGACGACTTCCGCGACGGCGCCGGACACGCCGGACATGCCGGACGCACCCTCCGCAGCCTCCGCAGCAGAAGCGCCGGACGCGCCGGTCAGGAGCCGGTGGGCGGCGGTGGGCACCGTGACCGTGGCGACGTTCCTGGTGGTGACCGCCGAGCAACTGCCGATCGGGCTGCTGACGTCCGTCGGCTCCGCGCTGGCGGTGTCGGAGGGCACCGCCGGGCTGATGGTGACGCTGCCCAGCCTGATCGCGGCGGTCGCGGCGCCGGTGGTGCCCGTGCTGGCCGGGCGGCTGGACCGGCGGCTGCTGCTCATCGGGCTGGTCGCGCTGACCGCGCTCGCCGGGCTGGGCTCCGCCCTGGCGCCGACCTACCCGCTGCTGCTCGCCGCCCGCGCGGTGGTCGGCGTGGCGATCGGCGGTTTCTGGGCCGTCGCCGGCGGGCTGGCCGTCCGACTGGTCGCTCCGGCGCACGTGCCGCGGGCCACGGCGGTCATCTTCGGTGGCGTCGGGGCCGCGAACGTGTTCGGCGTGCCGATCGGCGCCGTGATCGGTGAGCTGGCCGGCTGGCGGGCGGCCTTCGGCGCGCTGGGCGGGCTCGGGTTCGTCGCGCTCCTAGGCCTGCTCGCCGTCCTGCCTCCCCTGAAGGCCACCCGGCCGGTCGGGCTCCGGGATCTCGCCGCCCAGCTCCGCGATCCGGGCGTGCGGGCCGGGGTGGTGGCGACGTTCCTCATCGTGATCGGCCACTTCGCGGCCTACACCTACATCAGCCCGGTGCTGCAGGACCTGTCGGGCCTCGGCGCGGAGCTCGTCGGACCGCTGCTGTTCGGCTTCGGGCTGGCGGGGATCGCGGGCAACTTCGTGGCCGGCGCGGCAGTGGCGCGCCGGCCGCACCGGACGGTGCTCGTCATCGTCACCGCCCTGGCGCTGGCCGTGCTGCTCTTCCCGGTGGCGGGCGCCGGGCCGGTCGGCGGGATCGTGCTGCTGGGCGTGTGGGGGCTGGCGTTCGGCGGGGTGTCGGTGAGCCTGCAGACGTGGATGATCAAGGCCGCGCCGCAGGCGGTGGAGGCGGCCTCGGCGTTGTGGGTGGCGGTGTTCAACCTGGCGATCGGGCTCGGTGCGCTGGTCGGGGGGACGATCGTGAACTCCGTCACGCTGCGGGGCGACCTGTGGGCCGCGGGCGGCGTACTGGTGCTGGCCGGGGTGGCGGTGTGGAGCGCCCGCCGCAATCCCAGCCTGCGGTGA
- a CDS encoding putative quinol monooxygenase, giving the protein MIFITAKFRVVPEHADRFPEITAAFTAATRAEPGCLWFDWSRSLDDPNEYVLVEAFRDGEAGAAHVQSAHFKQAQQELPPYLAETPRIVNTTLDQDDWSELGEMAVPKG; this is encoded by the coding sequence ATGATCTTCATTACCGCGAAGTTCCGCGTCGTGCCCGAGCACGCCGACCGCTTCCCCGAGATCACCGCCGCCTTCACCGCGGCCACCCGCGCCGAGCCGGGCTGCCTGTGGTTCGACTGGTCGCGCAGCCTCGACGACCCGAACGAGTACGTCCTGGTGGAGGCGTTCAGGGACGGCGAGGCGGGCGCCGCGCACGTGCAGTCGGCCCACTTCAAGCAGGCCCAGCAGGAGCTGCCGCCCTACCTCGCCGAGACGCCCCGCATCGTCAACACCACCCTCGACCAGGACGACTGGTCCGAGCTGGGCGAGATGGCCGTGCCGAAGGGCTGA
- a CDS encoding endonuclease/exonuclease/phosphatase family protein, with product MIFRCVLAAVVAAAILTPLPASATSRVRFATFNASLNRAAEGQLVSDLSTPGNTQAAVIAEIVQRSRPDVLLINEFDYDAAGQAARLFQDNYLSAGQGGARPISYPYRYTAPSNTGLASGFDLNNDGTVVTTPGAPGYGDDALGFGAFPGQYGMAVYSKYPIDVRGIRTFQNFLWKDMPGNVMPAGWYSAEEQQVLRLSSKSHWDLPVRIGHRTVHFLVSHPTPPTFDGAEDRNGRRNHDEIRLWADYTRPGRGGYLYDDRGRRGGLDPGAAFVIAGDQNADPHDGDSYQDAIHQLLDHPRIDGGNAPSSAGAAEAAALQGGANATHTGDPKHDTADFADTAPGNLRADYVLPSKRLRSVGGGVFWPVPADPLSRLTGVFPFPSSDHRLVWLDVKTP from the coding sequence GTGATCTTCCGTTGTGTCCTGGCCGCCGTCGTGGCGGCGGCGATCCTCACCCCGCTGCCGGCGAGCGCCACGAGCCGGGTCAGGTTCGCCACCTTCAACGCCTCGCTCAACCGGGCCGCCGAAGGGCAGCTCGTGAGCGACCTGTCCACCCCCGGCAACACGCAGGCCGCGGTCATCGCCGAGATCGTCCAGCGGTCCCGCCCCGACGTGCTGCTCATCAACGAGTTCGACTACGACGCCGCCGGCCAGGCCGCCCGCCTCTTCCAGGACAACTACCTGTCCGCCGGTCAGGGCGGCGCGCGGCCGATCAGTTACCCGTACCGCTACACCGCCCCCAGCAACACCGGCCTCGCCTCCGGCTTCGACCTCAACAACGACGGCACCGTGGTGACCACGCCAGGCGCGCCCGGCTACGGGGACGACGCGCTCGGCTTCGGCGCCTTCCCCGGCCAGTACGGCATGGCCGTCTACTCGAAGTACCCGATCGACGTGCGCGGGATCCGGACGTTCCAGAACTTCCTGTGGAAGGACATGCCGGGCAACGTCATGCCCGCCGGCTGGTACTCGGCCGAGGAGCAGCAGGTGCTCCGCCTGTCCTCCAAGAGCCACTGGGACCTGCCCGTCCGGATCGGGCACCGCACCGTGCACTTCCTGGTCAGCCATCCGACGCCACCCACGTTCGACGGCGCGGAGGACCGCAACGGCCGCCGCAACCACGACGAGATCAGGCTCTGGGCCGACTACACCCGGCCGGGCAGGGGCGGCTACCTCTACGACGACCGGGGCAGGCGCGGCGGGCTCGACCCCGGGGCGGCCTTCGTGATCGCCGGTGACCAGAACGCCGACCCCCACGACGGCGACAGCTACCAGGACGCCATCCACCAGCTCCTCGACCACCCGAGGATCGACGGCGGGAACGCCCCGTCCAGCGCGGGCGCGGCCGAGGCGGCGGCGCTGCAGGGCGGGGCGAACGCCACCCACACCGGCGACCCGAAGCACGACACGGCCGACTTCGCCGACACCGCGCCCGGCAACCTGCGCGCCGACTACGTGCTGCCCTCCAAGCGGCTGCGGTCCGTGGGTGGTGGCGTGTTCTGGCCGGTGCCGGCGGATCCGCTGTCGCGGCTGACCGGCGTCTTCCCGTTCCCCAGCTCCGACCACCGCCTGGTCTGGCTGGACGTCAAGACTCCCTGA
- a CDS encoding NADPH-dependent FMN reductase, with protein sequence MSVVALVGNPREGSRTLSVAAEAARAIGRRVRGSESYEVVDLAALGPHLLAPGASAGVEVALELVAEASVLVVASPTYKGTYTGLLKAFLDRLPPQALAGRPALPLLVMGDARHALAVEVHLRPLLVELGATVPTPGLAMLESDLPRLEEVVAAWADRVAPQVAAAWAGRVAPQLAAGVRDTALS encoded by the coding sequence GTGAGCGTCGTCGCGCTGGTGGGCAACCCGAGGGAGGGCTCCAGGACGCTGAGCGTGGCCGCCGAAGCCGCGCGCGCGATCGGCCGGCGGGTGCGCGGGTCGGAGTCGTACGAGGTGGTGGACCTGGCGGCGCTCGGGCCGCACCTGCTCGCACCCGGCGCGTCCGCCGGGGTGGAGGTGGCGCTGGAGCTGGTGGCGGAGGCGAGCGTGCTCGTCGTGGCCAGCCCCACCTACAAGGGCACCTACACGGGCCTGCTCAAGGCGTTCCTCGACCGCCTGCCGCCGCAGGCGCTGGCGGGCAGGCCGGCGCTGCCGCTGCTCGTGATGGGGGACGCCAGGCATGCGCTGGCGGTCGAGGTGCACCTGCGCCCGCTGCTGGTCGAGCTGGGCGCCACCGTGCCCACGCCCGGGCTGGCGATGCTGGAGTCCGATCTGCCGCGCCTGGAGGAGGTGGTGGCGGCCTGGGCGGACCGGGTCGCGCCGCAGGTGGCGGCGGCCTGGGCGGGTCGGGTCGCGCCGCAGCTCGCGGCCGGGGTCAGGGACACGGCGCTGAGCTGA